The following are encoded in a window of Gopherus flavomarginatus isolate rGopFla2 chromosome 10, rGopFla2.mat.asm, whole genome shotgun sequence genomic DNA:
- the MCM6 gene encoding DNA replication licensing factor MCM6 — MDLAAGDAGAAHQQLRDEVAEKCQKLFQDFLEEFQNSDGEVKYLHDAEELIRPERNTLIVSFVDLEQFNQQLSTTVQEEFYRVYPYLCRAVKTFARDHGNVPPNKDFYVAFQDLPTRHKIRELTSARIGSLMRISGQVVRTHPVHPELVSGTFLCLDCQTMIKDVEQQFKYTQPNICRNPVCANRRRFLLDTNKSRFVDFQKVRIQETQAELPRGSIPRSVEVILRAEAVESAQAGDKCDFTGSLIVVPDVAQLSTPGVRAETGSRVSGTEGYETEGIRGLRALGVRDLSYKLVFLACYVAPTNPRFGGKELRDEEQTAESIKNQMSVKEWEKVFEMSQDKNLYHNLCTSLFPTVHGNDEVKRGILLMLFGGVPKTTAEGTSLRGDINVCIVGDPSTAKSQFLKHVEEFSPRAVYTSGKASSAAGLTAAVVKDEESHEFVIEAGALMLADNGVCCIDEFDKMDIRDQVAIHEAMEQQTISITKAGVKATLNARTSILAAANPVGGRYDRSKSLKQNINLSAPIMSRFDLFFILVDECNEVTDYAIARRIVDLHSRIEESVDRVYSLDDIRRYLLFARQFKPKISKESEDFIVEQYKRLRQRDGSGVTKSSWRITVRQLESMIRLSEAMARMHCCDEVHPKHVKEAFRLLNKSIIRVETPDINLDQDDEQQMEDQEAEDGVNGGADAPADVNGLVNGISDHSEDTNKDAAPKASLKLGFSEYRRISNLIVLHLRKAEEEEDDSSLKKSDLINWYLKEIESEIESEEELINRKKIIERVIHRLTHYDHILIELTQTGLKGSTEGESFDEDPYLVVNPNYQLED, encoded by the exons ATGGATTTAGCGGCCGGGGATGCGGGGGCCGCGCATCAGCAGCTCCGCGATGAGGTGGCGGAGAAGTGCCAGAAGCTGTTCCAGGACTTCCTGGAGGA ATTCCAGAACAGTGATGGGGAAGTCAAATACTTGCATGATGCTGAAGAGCTAATCCGCCCAGAGAGGAACACATTAATTGTGAGCTTTGTGGATTTGGAGCAGTTCAATCAGCAGCTCTCTACCACTGTCCAGGAGGAGTTCTACAG AGTTTATCCTTATCTGTGTCGAGCAGTGAAGACTTTTGCCAGAGACCATGGAAATGTTCCTCCAAACAAAGACTTTTATGTTGCATTCCAAGATCTACCTACCAGACACAA AATTCGAGAGTTGACATCAGCCAGAATTGGCTCATTGATGCGTATTAGTGGACAGGTGGTACGAACCCATCCAGTTCATCCCGAGCTTGTAAGTGGAACCTTCCTGTGTCTAGACTGTCAGACAATGATAAAAGATGTGGAGCAGCAATTTAAATATACACAGCCAAACATCTGCAGAAACCCAGTATGTGCCAATAGAAGGAGATTCCTGCTGGACACAAACAAATCAAGATTTGTTGACTTTCAAAAG GTTCGCATTCAGGAGACGCAGGCTGAACTGCCTCGAGGAAGCATTCCTCGCAGTGTGGAAGTGATCCTGCGTGCTGAAGCGGTAGAGTCAGCCCAGGCTGGTGACAAGTGTGACTTCACAGGATCGCTGATTGTTGTGCCCGATGTAGCTCAGCTATCCACCCCAG GTGTGCGTGCAGAAACTGGTTCTCGTGTCAGTGGTACAGAGGGTTATGAAACTGAAGGAATCAGAGGACTTCGTGCTCTGGGAGTCAGAGATTTGTCCTATAAACTAGTCTTCTTAGCATGTTATGTTGCTCCAACAAATCCACGG TTTGGTGGGAAAGAGCTCCGAGATGAGGAACAGACTGCAGAGAGCATTAAAAACCAGATGTCTGTAAAGGAATGGGAAAAGGTGTTTGAAATGAGCCAGGATAAAAACCTTTACCATAATCTCTGTACCAGCCTCTTCCCTACTGTACATG GTAATGATGAAGTGAAACGAGGGATTCTACTGATGCTGTTTGGAGGAGTTCCTAAGACAACTGCAGAAGGCACTTCATTGCGTGGGGACATCAACGTTTGCATTGTTGGAGATCCAAGTACAGCCAAGAGTCAGTTTCTCAA ACATGTGGAGGAGTTCAGTCCCCGTGCTGTGTACACCAGCGGGAAAGCCTCCAGTGCTGCTGGTCTAACAGCTGCTGTAGTGAAAGATGAGGAGTCTCATGAATTTGTCATTGAAGCAGGAGCCCTGATGTTGGCAGATAAT GGGGTTTGTTGCATTGATGAATTTGACAAAATGGATATACGAGATCAAGTTGCCATTCATGAAGCAATGGAGCAACAGACTATATCCATAACAAAAGCAGGAGTTAAG GCTACTCTGAATGCCAGGACCTCCATTTTGGCTGCAGCAAACCCAGTTGGTGGGCGTTATGACAGATCAAAATCTCTGAAACAGAACATAAATCTGTCAGCTCCCATCATGTCCAGATTTGATCTCTTCTTCATTCTTGTGGATGAATGTAATGAG GTTACGGATTATGCCATTGCCAGGCGCATAGTGGATCTGCATTCCAGAATAGAAGAATCTGTTGATCGTGTGTATTCACTAGATGATATCAGAAGGTACCTGCTATTTGCAAGACAGTTTAAACCGAAG ATTTCTAAAGAGTCAGAGGACTTCATAGTTGAGCAGTATAAACGATTACGTCAACGAGATGGCTCTGGAGTTACAAAGTCATCCTGGAGAATCACAGTACGACAACTGGAGAGCATGATTCGACTGTCTGAAGCTATGGCCCGAATGCACTGTTGTGATGAG GTTCATCCAAAACATGTGAAGGAAGCATTCAGGTTATTAAACAAATCTATCATCAGAGTTGAGACTCCAGACATCAATTTAGACCAAGATGACGAACAGCAAATGGAGGATCAGGAGGCTGAAGATGGAGTCAATG GTGGTGCAGATGCTCCAGCAGATGTCAATGGCCTTGTGAATGGGATCAGTGACCACTCTGAGGATACAAACAAAGATGCAGCCCCCAAGGCTTCCCTGAAACTTGGCTTCTCCGAATACCGCCGAATCTCTAACCTCATTGTGCTGCACCTCAGGAAAGCAGAAGAAG AAGAGGATGATTCCTCATTAAAGAAGAGTGATCTTATTAATTGGTACTTAAAGGAAATTGAATCAGAAATAGAGTCTGAAGAAGAGCTTATAAATCGAAAGAAGATCATAGAGAGAGTCATTCATCGACTTACACACTAT GACCACATTCTAATAGAACTCACCCAGACTGGACTAAAAGGCTCCACAGAAGGAGAGAGCTTTGATGAAGACCCATACCTGGTAGTTAACCCCAACTATCAGCTGGAAGACTAG